Proteins from a genomic interval of Symmachiella macrocystis:
- a CDS encoding pyridoxal phosphate-dependent aminotransferase yields the protein MAATLSQFAQTLSVETAFTVLAVAKQLKAAGKDVVELEIGDSPFESTASAKSTGIQAINENQSHYCPSSGVPAFREAAAKFVKNEFGISAAAENIIPGPGAKVFEQFFCEAFLNPGDGVLVFSPFFPTYIPNIERRGARAVLCPLTQGNEFRPQVSDIEDFLNTDAAPKAIFLNSPHNPTGGVTTEDDLRDIADLIRGKDIAVFSDEPYCHMIWEGQHHSILSQPGMMDQAVAAYTFSKSYSMSGWRLGFAVSNKEISDAIGKMINTTLSCTPTLVQLAGAAALEQDSSERDRTMLLFREKVVLLTEGLNKIPGFHSLDPTATFYVFPNVAPVCNDLGITSHGLALYLLEGADDDFGVACLGGECFGEAGAGFLRFSCAEPNDRLQQALEFLPVALSRTERIAAFLEQNPQFRLAKPYPTEA from the coding sequence GTGGCCGCTACGCTTAGCCAATTCGCACAGACTCTCAGCGTCGAAACTGCCTTCACGGTGCTTGCCGTTGCTAAACAACTCAAAGCTGCCGGCAAGGATGTTGTCGAACTCGAAATCGGCGACAGCCCGTTTGAAAGTACCGCTTCGGCCAAATCGACCGGCATTCAAGCAATCAACGAAAACCAGTCGCACTATTGTCCCTCCAGCGGTGTGCCGGCGTTTCGAGAAGCGGCTGCCAAGTTTGTCAAAAACGAATTCGGCATTTCCGCCGCTGCGGAAAACATCATTCCCGGTCCGGGCGCCAAGGTCTTTGAGCAATTCTTCTGCGAGGCATTTCTCAATCCGGGCGACGGGGTGTTGGTCTTCAGTCCGTTTTTTCCGACGTACATTCCCAACATCGAACGTCGCGGCGCGCGGGCGGTGCTTTGTCCGCTCACGCAGGGAAATGAATTCCGCCCGCAGGTCTCCGACATCGAAGACTTTCTAAATACCGATGCCGCCCCTAAGGCGATTTTTCTCAACTCGCCGCACAACCCCACCGGCGGCGTGACGACCGAAGACGACCTGCGGGACATTGCCGATTTGATTCGCGGCAAGGATATCGCCGTCTTCTCCGACGAACCGTATTGCCACATGATCTGGGAAGGCCAGCATCATTCGATCCTGTCGCAACCCGGGATGATGGACCAAGCGGTCGCCGCGTATACGTTCAGCAAGTCCTACAGTATGAGTGGTTGGCGGTTGGGCTTTGCCGTGTCGAACAAGGAAATCTCCGATGCCATTGGCAAAATGATCAACACCACGCTCTCCTGCACGCCGACGCTGGTGCAACTGGCTGGGGCAGCGGCGCTGGAACAAGATTCGTCGGAACGGGATCGCACGATGCTGTTGTTCCGCGAGAAGGTCGTCCTGCTGACCGAAGGCCTCAACAAGATTCCCGGTTTCCACAGCCTGGACCCGACCGCCACGTTTTATGTGTTCCCCAACGTCGCACCGGTTTGCAACGATCTGGGCATCACCAGCCATGGCTTGGCGCTGTATCTGCTCGAAGGAGCGGACGATGATTTTGGCGTTGCTTGTCTGGGCGGGGAATGCTTTGGGGAAGCTGGCGCCGGCTTTTTACGATTCAGTTGCGCCGAACCCAACGATCGTCTGCAACAGGCGCTGGAATTCCTGCCCGTGGCACTGAGCCGCACCGAACGCATCGCCGCCTTTTTGGAACAGAACCCCCAATTCCGGTTGGCCAAACCGTATCCAACCGAGGCGTAA
- the truA gene encoding tRNA pseudouridine(38-40) synthase TruA, which translates to MRNIRLTIAYDGTNYCGWQVQPNGTSIQTVVEAAVKKLTFESVNVLASGRTDSGVHALGQVAHFHTNSPIPCDKLRSGLQRFLPDDIVVRNAEDVPAEFHSRYHAVRKRYRYVIHNNRVAVPFLQRYVHRIGKPLDATAMHAAARALVGTHDFRSFESHFPNRSSSVRTVMELNVTRRVGWDLWSPTPGATAEDGDFICIDIMADGFLYNMVRSITGTLLKVGYGNWPVDKVREILENQTRDHAGATAPPHGLYLVHVDYDGENVVSNSPGAPS; encoded by the coding sequence ATGCGTAACATCCGCCTGACCATCGCCTACGACGGCACGAATTACTGCGGGTGGCAGGTGCAGCCCAACGGGACATCGATTCAAACCGTGGTTGAGGCGGCCGTAAAGAAATTGACGTTTGAGTCCGTGAATGTCCTCGCCTCGGGGCGGACTGACTCCGGTGTGCATGCGTTGGGGCAGGTCGCCCATTTTCATACGAACTCGCCGATTCCGTGCGATAAACTCCGCAGCGGCTTGCAGCGGTTTTTGCCTGATGACATTGTCGTTCGCAACGCGGAAGATGTCCCGGCCGAATTTCATTCCCGTTATCATGCGGTTCGCAAACGCTATCGTTATGTGATCCACAACAACCGCGTGGCGGTTCCGTTCTTGCAGCGCTACGTGCATCGGATCGGCAAACCACTCGATGCGACCGCCATGCACGCAGCTGCGCGGGCTTTGGTTGGCACGCACGATTTTCGTAGTTTCGAATCACACTTCCCCAATCGTTCCAGCAGTGTCCGAACGGTGATGGAACTAAATGTTACGCGGCGCGTTGGATGGGACCTTTGGTCGCCAACGCCCGGCGCCACTGCAGAGGACGGCGATTTTATTTGCATCGACATCATGGCGGACGGGTTTTTGTACAACATGGTCCGCAGCATCACCGGGACATTGCTGAAAGTTGGCTACGGCAATTGGCCCGTTGACAAGGTCCGGGAAATCCTGGAAAACCAAACCCGCGACCACGCCGGTGCGACGGCCCCCCCGCACGGTTTGTATTTGGTGCATGTCGACTATGATGGAGAAAACGTCGTTTCCAATTCCCCCGGCGCCCCGTCGTAA